TTCTCCACAAGTAAATTTCTTAGACAAACATTTCTATTTACACTAAAGTTCTAAACTTTATTGCAATTTATACTAGTTATTGTCCCTAATCAGTTGCAAAGCACCATAAAAACAGAAACTTTATACAAAATATCGAAACAACCCGAAAACACCAACAAGAAAGTCTCTTGGGAATTCAATCAAACATAACAAGTGCAGAAGTGATTATAAACAACACAATCAAAAAaataaattgataaaaaaaaCAAGAATTAATAGGTGAGAAGTGAATTATAAGTACCTTTAAAATTAATAAAGATAGAATTCTACAAGAAGGGTATTAGCTCCTCCGATGTAGCAGCATCTTCAATGATGATGATGCAATAAAGATAAATACAGTATAAATGGGtcgttttttatttttttcaagaATTGCTATTGACTGTTGTGTTTGATGATCATATGGGCACAGAGAGAATCTATTTTGCGCAGTAAATAATGATTTATctctatttatttattaatttttaactAGAAATAcattaaaaaaaatattctttttaaataattactccctctgtcccatccATTTCTTTACAGTTACTATTTTGGGCCGTCCCATCCATTTCTTTACATTCCAAAAATAGTAAGcttttaataatataaaacacTATTACACTCACTAACTTCCTCCACTCTCTCAAATCTATTATTAAATAGTAATAGGTCCCACTACTTTAACCACTTTTCATCATTTTTTATTACTTTACctacttttatatatatatatatattggtctCCGTGCCCACCAGAGATGTAAACATCCtggtgggacggagggagtacaacCAAACATATCCCACGTATCTAGTAAAATCATGTTCCGGGAGAGTTTGTAATTTGTTTTTTAACAAATTATGAATTTTATTAtgtacacatatatatataataaaatttcatTTAAAATATGATTTAGGGTTCATGTCGGAGTGGACAGATAATAATTCCTCATCCCGTTAAGTCACCGAAATTTTCatatattttttgttaaaatatttgaataaatataaagtGATGTCAAAGCGTATTGAGGAAGTCTCTCAAATCTTGCTGAGGAAGACTTGCACATCTTCTTAAGAAATAAAACTTAATCAGACAGACTTGTAAAACTTATCGAGAAAGACTTATAAAACTTATTAAGGAAGACTTGCATTACTTAATGAAGAAGATTTGAATAACTTATTTAGTAAAACTTGTAAATCAACTACTATAAATAACAAATTTAGCTAATGAAATGAGATACAATTTTCTCTTCATATATTCTATTCTCCTATACTTCCTCTAAAttaaacataactaatattttcagtcaaggtttataacacgttatcagcacgagtCTCTGCCAACTGAAGCTTTATTCTCGAAAGAGTTACGACTTATTCTGACCCACGAGTCTCTGCCAACTGAAACTTTATTCTCGAAAGAGCTACGACTTATTCTGACCTACGAGTCTCTATCAACTAAAACTATTTCATAAAAGAGGTACGATTTCTTTTACTCATTTTACtctaattattattatatatttatttatattactGATTGAAATCTATAAAGATGGCTATGCCGTCAAATAATACTATAAAGATAACTCTGTCGTCAAGTAATACTACTATAAAGATGGCGCTGCCGTCAAGTAATAATCAAAAGTTTTCTGGCCGGCTATTCCGTCGTAACTTTTGTATAAAGTTATTATTTCAACTTGCCTGTTTAAATATTATGTGACatattatatcttatttaaaatctATTCAGAATGGCGAATCTTACAAAATTAGAGTTTGTTGCCTTGGATGTTTCGGggaataattatttatcatgggtACTTGATGCGGAATTACACCTTAGTGCTAATGGCCTAAAAGATACTATTGACCCGGAAAAAATCCCAACTGTTGAACAAAATGCAAAAGCAATTATCTTTCTTAGGCATCACATCCACGAAGATCTAAAATCTGGATACCTCACTATCAAAAATCCACCCACCCTTTGGAATAATCTCAAGGATATATTTGATCACCAGAAACTTGTTCACTTGCCATCTGCCCGATATGACTGGATTAATTTGAGATTACAGGATTTCAAATCTGTAACTGAATATAAATTTGACCTTTTCAAGATAagctcaaaattaattttatgtggTGAAAATATTACTGATGCTGAAATGATTGAAAAGACTCTCTCAACCTTTCACCCCAACAGTATGATCCTGGCTCAACAATATAGGGAGCGGAATTTTCAGAAATATGGCGAGCTGATATCTCTCCTTCTTGTGGCTGAAAAGAATAATGAgttgctactgaaaactcatcAGATACGTCCCACAGGCTCTGCCCAGTTACCTAAGTACATAACACGTCATTCCTGAAGAATGAACGTGGAAAATGGCATAGAGGAGGACGGGATTATGGACGAAACCGTGGACGTGGAAATTTCTGTGGTCGGTTTCGCAATCAATATCATTTTGGCCACCTGAAATGACAACGTGATGGTTACAACTCTGGACATTGAATTCTAtatgttggcctccaattgtgcatgtcaccaccatagAGAGAGAGAGTTGTCATTCATATCAGTTCTCACTACTGCTGTAGTCCAaaattcatgcagaacatccagaTACAGAACAAGATTTGCAGTCAAAGCTCCCGCAAGATAAGACTCGGCCAaaagtttcacaaaccccttgaagcTGTCaagagcttggttagcatcagtaaaagcgagatagttggttcctttctctaGAATAGAGGCTCTTGCAACATTGAGTGCCATcgttgattgatgagaatgaatgggtaagaattttttttgaaaaaggagtaaaactgagagagaaatcggtttttgcttgagaggctaggtcacttgagatatCGAAAAttataagtatgtatatgtatcgagaagtctgggtatttatagtaaaagcaaatgacttgtcgagaactcaaaaatagacgtttggaatttgtctatcgagaagtcattttaagaaatgaagtacatatcgagaagtcattttaaattactcttatagagaactaaaaattgacttatcgagatgtcaaataaataaccagtttgtccaaaaatggactgaattaattccaacttttatttgaataaattcaaaataaaatcagaataaattttccaaaagtattttattaaaataatttattaaattaaattatttcagttccgagttattgataagtcaaaaattgtacctgtagagaactctgtgaataaacactactagagaactctacaatgacttatcgataagtcataattaagcttatcgagaagtcagtaaattgacttgtggagaactcactcgagaagtcttaaaatgacttgtcgattagccagttagacttatcgagaactcagttctctatatacttttgatcaatttaattctgccttgtgttaatttcacatattaagaatgtagatcaacaactgagcagtttacttagaatttgaagaattccaagttaaattttgaatgttgaaaaataaatatgcagagatttctgaaatatttataattcatatttcagttaattccaattaaatcaaataaagattgatttattataaattaatctgctgcaaaacattagctgagttcttgccttaggatgaagaattaagcattccaatttcacctataagtctagtgaaagttgcttcatccaaaggtttagtaaaaatgtcagctaattgtttttttgttggaacaaaaatgagctcaatggtaccatttgtagcatgttctctaataaaatggtaccttacatcaatgtgctttgttctagagtgattaactggattagccactatagatatagcactaatattgtcagacatgataggaattttgtgtaacactaggtcatagtccattagctgatttctaatccaaagcacttgagcacaataacttcctgcagctatgtattcagcctcagctgtagaagttgatacagattgttgtttcttgctataccaggatacaagtatttgtccaagaaattgacagcttccactagtactcttcctgtcaaccctgcatccagcaaaatctgcatctgtgtatccaacagcttcaaaaccagttcccttaggataccataatcctaagtttggagtttccttcaaatatctgaaaattctcttcacagccatcaaatgtgattcttttggattggcttgaaatcttgcacacagacatgtagcaaacatgatgtctggtctacttgctgttaagtaaagcaatgacccaatcatccctctatagcttgagatatctacactcttgccctttttatcttcatccagctttattgcagtagacataggtgtagatacaggtgaacaatcaaccataccaaacttttttaataaatccctgacatacttagtttggctgatgaagatactatcacttctttgactgacttgaagtccaagaaagtaactcagttcccccatcatactcatttcatattcactttgcataagcttggagaatctttggcaaagcttctcatttgtagaaccaaagatgatatcatctacatagatttgaactaggatcatatcatgTGACCCCCTCAATCtcagggttaggaaatgaggacccacacacctttaatctactaattaaatcagcataaaccccgatttgctactaacaggatcaaacaggataaagtatgagacaagattacaattaccaaccataaaatataacttacaaccccaaaataaatccaaataaccatagtcgatcccggcttggaaccgactgataacccattgtatctttacaactctctggctaagcgcttgctcactcataaacattactacctgctctggcaaccagaagccctcaacacaatagggaccaccaggtacgctcttacgagcagtgcgcctaagcctgtccatcttcttgcttaactgtcatggttagattaaaacaaaacatttgagtataaaactcagcaagtaactaaacagcagttctatgatataaaatccacaatatactttactgatctcagggcattctactttatcaattctaggtggcagatttctatttTCAGGTTATGCAAAGGGGCTATGAAGAAGatttttgggctttcaaggaacaagactcaaggcagggtgaaagccgacattcatcacaaatcattaacaggatcacaaatgatctttcgaatggaaagcgacaatcttttcattataaaGAATCAATTATAAGATCAACAGAATTACAAATTCAGGGCTCTTGAGGtataagcttcacaatatcacaatcaactcttttcaaagcaatataaaccattttcattttcaaagaatcaattactgagtaggaagtttcaattccttttaaaaatcaatatgtaacccttgattggaccacttcatctttcatttcataataataatacgggtgatcagcccgtaccgacctccatccgatctttaaggtaccaatgacataatttcagccttaaactggactagccccgctagcctcttactatgactgaactagtcccactagcctctgacgtcccaatccaatccatcaggatttcgtttggaaaaccttgagttggaaaaaggtaggttttctaaatttattttatcattaccaagaatatgaaatcattcagactctttcaagtcggaactcattcttaagttcaatttcgagaattcaaagttaagggaATGAATCAGGAATAAGCAaggttcaattctagggatcttgaattaatgataacaaggtactcaagttaggaaaatcaaaaccgtttcaaggatcaatagggaaATAGGTAATcaaggaatgaagcatcattataaagggttcgtaaaggtacttatagggtttataacagttcatggtataacaaataATTAGAACAGGAGAAATgggttaccaaagggttggattaataagcttatcaataacaatttcacaagatcaaagacagggtatctcaaattaataacaggggttcattactttaacagttcaatactctacatggcatgaacaatatcctctctataaccatttacacaagtaattatagttacttgcctgaattcgctttcctgtttcacgaaggttgaactactgccacctagtatacctttccctttcctagcctgaatgccctcacgttctgaatctacaatcaaaaccaaaaccttaattagtttctcaactctcgttcccagaacgttcactcaatacaatagctcgattatactcttgactcgaactatacgagtatagtttatatacacatgcacatagcacataacacattcctttttcgtaacctttatatctttatatactcaataatcaacttatactcgctTAACCTTGACTATTCTTCACTCAAATGgttataactcatacgagtacacAATTTATTCATaactaaatctttacgaccataactatcacttatagcttttaaaatcaatcaatttccactttatctcacataaacatatagcaaaatcaaaaacctttaaaaagaatcattttcctctcttttatcatcaaaattcgaacccAAACATACACATAATCTCTAAAAATtacacatgcattcacttagcattcacaaaacacaattcaaggatcaaacattgacatgcaagcatCATAATTGCATAAAAACTTGAGATTATTCCAACACTCATCCCTTTTTAACTTATTTTTAACTTGACATTTACATGCAAAGCCATACTTTAACATGCATCCAAATTTCCATGTCGATTCTTGCTAGTAACTAATTCAATTAGCACATAAATTCGCAAAATCCACTTAATCTTCCTTTACCATAAGATCCATTCGGATTTTTCAAAAGAAACACACATGCTTAGATAAATTTTGACATGCATTTACTAGAACCATCTCGAAATCACACCTATAGCTCGTTTAAACACACAAGTCGACTTTAATCCCTTAAGATCAATCAAGAACACCCGAAATTTCCAACAACCAAGACATGCATTATTTGGAGTTCTTAACTACATCTCAATCCATTTATTCAAGAACCTCTACAATAAATCAATCAACAACTTATTTTCATCATAAAACCAACTCAATAAACAAGAACCATTCGGTTTTCAAGCAAAACAATACATGCAATTTCTATTTTGATTCTTTAAATCATTAACTAGTCAAATCCCTTAGTTACTACTAAGAATATACATGAACAAgacattttcatcaaaaaacaatcacatttattttctaaaaatcaaggactcattcgggtttttcaagaaataacaTATGCAACTACCGAAAATAAGTTTTAGGTGTATTAGAGCTCAGTAATTatatcatcactcaccaccggttcaccggagttcatcaccggtggtggtggcttcacggtggtaccctcattcgagggtgtccaaccacaaaGCCCCCGATTTCTTCTAaaaaatcacaacaacaaacacATGCAATACATAATCATCACAAATTCTCATCATCTTGATTTTATAAAACAAGAACTCGGCAAAACTGAAcctacacacacacacacatccgCATGCAAGTACCAAACCACACATGCAAGTGGATCAAAGCTTATAGATAGAACAAGGATGAAGCTCTatggaagaatccataaaaatcaagtgaagaagagagatgtaccgagagaaaaaagagagagagacttcgagagtgagagagaaaaaAAGAGAGAGGAATGAGAGAATGGGAGAAAGGAGGAAGTGGTCGggtgaaaaagaaagaaaaggggTGGGGAGGTGGTTTTTATAAGGGTTTGGCAGGGGTAAAATGGTCATGTGCCAAACTTTTTAATTTCCTTTTCTcctttccctttttctttttatcaACGATTGCATTTAACACAAGATAGCTCTCTCTAAAAATATGAGAATGAAAcgaataataatttaaaaatctaggtctcgaaattagctttctaaccattactcataataaacttttgagcgtacagttgattttatatgatttttacaagtttgtgctaataatagcattttaatacataaaaatcattttaaaatgcaacgatcatgaaataaatctGTCTATCATTTTTGGAAAGTTTATAGGACTATtctgaagataacaaaacaaatctcatgcctttaccttactcagataattttataaaaatgtgcgaaggttaaataaaccttatttaaatcaaataattctcttaaatccgtaaaaatattaacagatcacgtaatcacgcatacagacaatcaagcacatatactcacacatcacaactcatgtatGATCATAACATTTTTccctttttttattattattcttcTTTATGCGTActgggtcacgttctgcctgacggcccgacgctcagcattttaattacgcttcacaattacCTTTACCAAtcgacacgtcactagaacgcaatactttacttaaacattcatttcacataatatcacataattcacattttaaatattttaattcctttttaggacgggttccgttctacctgacggcccatcaacacagcttaactcctagctgactctttaaattgaaATGCTTCTATTTACACTCCCAGATACTAATgtacaataaagacaattaatcatcacttaatcacattATTTATAATCACGGcacataaatcacactttattcgcttaattacgtcacaaaattctcagtcgtcacatatcctcaccatgtttcttgtataagagagtcttgtctatggtacctctagtaaaaccatgcttcagtaggaattctgacagtgtgtcataccaagctctaggttcctgttttagtccatatagagccttgagtaacttgtacacaaaatttggaaattctggatcttcaaagccaggtggctgttgcacataaacttcttcttctagctcatcatTCATGAAGgaactcttgacatccatttgatatactttaaaatttgaatgtgcagttATTTGATAtactagaaaaatccttattgcttcaagtcttgcaactggagcaaaagtttcatcataatcaattccttcttcttgtgagtagccttttgcaaccaaccttgctttgtttccggtaactataccattttcatccatcttgttcccgaacacccattttgttccaattatgcttctattatttggtgcaggaaccaattcccaaactttgtttctttcaaactgattcagctcttcctgcatggcagatttccaatcaggatccagtagagcttcatcaattttcttaggctctacttgagacagaaaacatgcatggaggcactcattagcagttgaacttctagtcctcacaccagcagtatgatcaccaataattgcttctctagtgtgacttctatcccacttccttgtatgagtttgttgacttgtgccttcatcatttttttttgttagtatgactgctagatccttcttctctttctcctcCTGAGtgtgtgctatcaaattcaggtatttgagatgagcttccactTCCATGATTTTCCCgttgagtagtttcttcattaATCATCTGTTGTacatcaacttcatcttccccgTCAAAAttactatcaatgttgaggttttcaaatgcaagggctttaacttcattatcatcaaggcattccaagcctggacacttgtcatcatcaaaagtcacatatgtgctttccataatctttttttgatcaatcacataaactttgtaggctgttgtttacaatgaatatcccagaaaaattgcttcaaagacctttgagtcaaattttcccacatattcagagttgtctttcaaaatgtaacacttgcttccaaacacatgaagatgctttacattaggttttcttttagacatgattgcgtaaggtgatttgccatgtgccttgttaatgagatatttgttccgagtgtaacatgcagtgttaacagcctcttcccaaaaacttgtcgacaacttggcatcttgcagtattgttctagcagcttcaactaatgttctgttctttctttcaattactccattttgttgaggtgttttagcagctgagaattcttgaacaatgcctgtacttttgcagaattcactcaatgttgcatttctgaattctgttccattatcacttctcaatcttattacacaattgtaatcttcaccctgtttttctatcttcttgatgtgctcaattatgatgtgtggagtttcatctttagagtgcatgaactcttGTAATATCCGAGacatatcgtgtaattattttgctattatataattattatgtgtgttcagtatctattctgtgagctaattgttaagtgttatctgtacttgaatattcaaaaatagtattaattgagtattttaattcttatatgtccaaaataaaatatagataattgtcatatcttcctaattatttttatgttggtttatggatttataagaatcatatgaaatttctaaaatctttttccgggtaattaaaatctattttataaaaacgggaaccaactgacgtcaaccgttgttacgtttttggaacccgaaactctttcgagaactcct
This sequence is a window from Apium graveolens cultivar Ventura chromosome 9, ASM990537v1, whole genome shotgun sequence. Protein-coding genes within it:
- the LOC141686333 gene encoding uncharacterized protein LOC141686333, with amino-acid sequence MANLTKLEFVALDVSGNNYLSWVLDAELHLSANGLKDTIDPEKIPTVEQNAKAIIFLRHHIHEDLKSGYLTIKNPPTLWNNLKDIFDHQKLVHLPSARYDWINLRLQDFKSVTEYKFDLFKISSKLILCGENITDAEMIEKTLSTFHPNSMILAQQYRERNFQKYGELISLLLVAEKNNELLLKTHQIRPTGSAQLPKYITRHS